A region from the Streptomyces tsukubensis genome encodes:
- a CDS encoding carbon-nitrogen hydrolase family protein, which translates to MRIALSQLTTGPDPARNLGLVREQTRLAADAGARLVAFPEATMACFGTRLAPVAEPLDGPWATEVRQIAKETGAVVVAGMFTPAADGRVTNTLLATGPGVETAYDKIHLYDAFGFTESATVAPGSRIVTFDLEGVRIGLATCYDVRFPELFRAHADAGAVLSLLPASWGAGEGKRDQWELLVRARALDATLWVAAVDQADPAATGAPAAPGAPTGIGHSAVVGPDGTVRERLPAAPGLLITDIDPDEVAAVRRAVPVLANRRLP; encoded by the coding sequence ATGCGCATCGCCCTGAGCCAGCTCACCACCGGCCCCGACCCCGCCCGCAACCTCGGTCTCGTCCGGGAGCAGACCCGGCTCGCCGCCGATGCCGGAGCCCGGCTCGTGGCCTTCCCCGAAGCCACCATGGCCTGCTTCGGCACCCGGCTGGCTCCCGTCGCCGAACCTCTCGACGGCCCCTGGGCCACCGAGGTGCGGCAGATCGCCAAGGAGACCGGCGCGGTGGTCGTCGCGGGCATGTTCACCCCCGCGGCCGACGGCAGGGTCACCAACACCCTGCTGGCGACCGGACCCGGTGTCGAGACCGCCTACGACAAGATCCATCTGTACGACGCCTTCGGTTTCACCGAGTCCGCCACCGTCGCCCCCGGGTCACGGATCGTCACCTTCGATCTGGAAGGGGTCCGCATCGGCCTCGCCACCTGCTACGACGTCCGCTTCCCCGAACTGTTCCGGGCCCATGCGGATGCCGGAGCGGTCCTGTCCCTGCTGCCCGCGTCCTGGGGCGCGGGGGAGGGCAAGCGGGACCAGTGGGAGCTGCTGGTACGGGCCCGGGCCCTCGACGCCACCCTCTGGGTCGCCGCCGTCGACCAGGCCGACCCGGCCGCCACGGGCGCCCCTGCCGCCCCGGGAGCCCCCACGGGCATCGGCCACAGCGCCGTCGTCGGCCCCGACGGGACCGTGCGGGAGCGCCTGCCCGCCGCCCCCGGACTGCTGATCACCGATATCGACCCGGACGAGGTCGCCGCCGTCCGCCGGGCCGTACCCGTCCTCGCGAACCGCAGGCTCCCCTAG
- a CDS encoding DUF6629 family protein, protein MCWSATADLVAGTAIGAVGAVCVIRARRVRDLPLAALPLLLGAHQITEAVLWHGGGGSGPATLVWAVIALPVLPLYVPLAVAAGTWPPQGPGGVLRLAVPLAAGAVTAAVLAHRLASTTVTAEIHGRTVGYAVGLPAPAAVLAGYLLATVGALLLSGDRILRLLGAVTGAGAVVCALLWRTAFVSTWCALAAVASLLILCWVGRRPGAGARFASGPGARKAGDDSGRRAAPEP, encoded by the coding sequence GTGTGCTGGAGCGCTACCGCCGACCTCGTCGCGGGCACCGCGATCGGTGCCGTCGGCGCCGTCTGCGTCATCCGGGCGCGCCGCGTCCGCGATCTGCCGCTCGCCGCGCTTCCGCTGCTGCTCGGCGCCCACCAGATCACCGAGGCGGTGCTCTGGCACGGCGGGGGCGGCAGCGGACCCGCCACCCTCGTCTGGGCGGTGATCGCCCTGCCGGTGCTGCCGCTGTACGTACCCCTCGCGGTCGCTGCCGGCACCTGGCCCCCGCAGGGGCCGGGAGGTGTCCTGCGGCTCGCCGTGCCCCTGGCGGCGGGCGCCGTCACCGCCGCCGTCCTCGCCCACCGGCTCGCGAGCACGACGGTCACCGCCGAGATCCACGGGCGGACCGTCGGCTACGCCGTGGGCCTGCCCGCCCCGGCCGCCGTCCTCGCGGGCTATCTGCTCGCGACCGTCGGTGCCCTGCTGCTGAGCGGCGACCGGATCCTGCGGCTGCTCGGCGCCGTCACCGGCGCCGGGGCCGTGGTCTGCGCTCTGCTGTGGCGCACCGCGTTCGTCTCCACCTGGTGCGCGCTGGCGGCGGTCGCCTCCCTGCTGATCCTGTGCTGGGTCGGCCGCCGCCCCGGGGCCGGAGCCCGATTCGCCTCGGGGCCCGGGGCGCGCAAGGCTGGAGATGACAGCGGTCGCCGGGCCGCTCCGGAGCCATGA